The window GAGAGTTCAAGCAAAGAAAAACTGCTAAGAGTTTTCCGAGGAAAAGTGGATCGAGCGGCAGGTCGATCAGTTGGTCGAACCAACGGACATACGTACAGGCGTACGCGGTATGCGCATGACAGCGTACGGGGACAGACAGGTCAGCGTACTGGCGTACGGACATTACCATAACTGCGACGGGTTGCGGAAAGTGGAAAGGAACCCgctaattaatatttaaatcgaGTGGGATATAAATATTAACTAATTAGGCATTAGTGGATTTTTCCAGTTaatgttttaatgtttaattcattaaaaatggagAAGTGGGgagatcattttttttaaatcgaaaaTGGCAAAATGGGAGGGAATATTCCCCACTCGCCACTTGTGAAGGAGCGAAGAGAGAGTGACACCTCATCTCTTTGTATTTGCcaattgttgaagaagaagaatgtggaGGCGACACATATTCCCCCGCCCCTGCGTGTGGCATGAAGGAGTCACTCACACTCTCTATTTAAAGCCTCCATCTTTCTCATTTGGGAGAGGAAAATAGAGAGAGTGCCCAAAGGCTGTTCAAGTAAGAGTAGAGAGAAGTAAGAGTTTTTTTCTAAGTGTGAGAAGAGAGGTTATTGTTTGCTAAGTCCGCGAGTAGAAGCGTTGAAGCAAGCAAGAGATCAGGTTGGAGAAGCTGAAGCTCTGTGAATATCTGTGAGTTCAGGAGCATATCTTCGATCTAGTTTGGTGTTGGGAGACCCAAACTACTGTCTACTTGCATGTGCATATAGTTGcattcttcttgatttcttgttaGTTTTCTTAAAGTTTTGCATTTTGGATGGTTAATTCCATGGTAGATCATAAACGTTGATGTCGATCCGTTTCTTTGATCTATTTCATGTGAAGCCTCGCATTTTTCCTTGttgtttatgtgatttttaGATCCATAAACTTAAGAGAATGCTTGAGATGAGTTCCATGGTGGATCGCAAATGTTGATGGAGATCCATTTGCTTGATCCATTGCATGTGAGGTGAATTCCATGGTAGATCGTAAACGTGGATGTCGATTCGTTTACTTGATCTATTACATTTGaagtttttgttgtgtttagAAGTTTATGTGTTCAATAAGAccataaacttaaaatttaattgttGGATGGTCTTAGTGCGTGGCGTTCATGACGGGGAGGTCCGAACAGCCATAAGCGCACTAAGACTGGAGATGTGTCCGATCTTCCCTGTGAAGCAGTTTCAACATGCAGCTTGTCATAGTCTTGCATGTTGTTGCGAAGAGTTCAGTCTTGGCTCGCTACCTTGGCCGAAGCTATATACATGACTGTGTATTTGGGATATTATTCTGGTTGCATACCTTTGTGGTTGTAATGCAGAGATAAAAAGTCTTTTGTTATAAATTCGGTGAAGATACACGACGTTGTATTTAGGCCTAGCCTCAAACACTATAAGTCTTTTGTTATgtgaaataataatttatttaatataaattcgGTTTTATATTCATGTACGAGTGTCTGGCTGATTATGACCTAGTTCGGGTCGGCTCAACACTTGGACATCATAAGGGTTGGAAAGCCTAAGTGATGTCTAAAGTGGTGGGAATGTCTCTGATGAACTGGTTAAAGGTCTAAATGTGTTTTAGAACCTCGGCCGGATCGTTGGTAATTATTCCCAAAGTAACGTCCCAGGGCCGTTCTGGGCGGGTTTGGCCATAGCacggtttgggggcgttacaatAATAGTAtcatgttgcggctgagttataattttgtttgatggctgatttacatattcgtttggtggctgacttgccacttcagacgcatcatccatgtcatcatcttctccggaaatacgaaacgtcgttccttcTCTTCAAGTGGTTCAAAAGTGAAGAGTTTACATGTtttctaccttcttcttcaccttgttcttccccttgtttttctccttgtttttcacttcttaattacactcattcttattaattttcctcattcttcttcattttctttcatggatccagttccggtaaTTGGGTTAAGAAACACAAATCTGTATTTAACACTGATGATAGAGGGTGTcgagttgtgcagatagatgcggAAACAACGTACGACAAGTTTACTTtaagtttatttcttgttataagtcagccaccaaacaTTATAACTCAATCATCATATGAATTTAAGAGACCTTTAgttttcccttaagtattataactcagccatgaagtaatataaatcagacgttcactttcagtttatttcttgttataagtcaaCCACTAAGCATTATAACtaagccgtcatatgaatctacgagaACTTTCGGTTTCTTTTAAGTATTATATAACTCAGtcgtgaagtaatataaatcagacgtTCACTGTCAATAATGACGTGGAATCGTTTGCTGatgtttacttttttaatattttcaaaattaaaaataaaaaataaatctaggGTGTTGATTGTAATTACACGCAAAGCAATAAATATCTaaacaatttttagaaaatgtatatatatatcaaaaataaaccaacttttCTATAACATGTGAGTAATTCTTTCTagtatatattcatttacatgACTTTTGGGTAAGACACATAGTCGAATTACAAATAGACAATATAGTCCCACCACCTCAAATCATTACTGCATCAGTACATACTATATTCTCCggcattttattcaaaatacaTTGATCAATTGTGAGATCTCGAACTCGTtgaatcaaagagagagagttgtgtTATGGACTTATGTTTATGCAGATACAGTCAGCTTATCTCTGTTTTTTCCTCCTACAGGTAATTTAGATCTACTGTTACAATACACAACCGTAAATTTTAACTTCTTAACCTTTGTCGTTGTAAGCTCAAATAAGAAAATTGTAAGCTGATGCCACGAAATTTGACTGAAACATCATTAACCACTAGAGATTCTTGAGTAACAAGAATTTAAAAACCTTTATTTGATTGAtctgtgtattattattattacataacATGATCTTGACTCTTGAGACAAAACATTGTAAGAACTAAACTGAAATTGTATTACGAACTAAACATCCTTAACCACTAGAAGAAATAAACACGAAAACTTTAGTGATGGGGCTGGGGTATGAAAGTGGTTAACCACTTTGTGAGGCGGTCCATAGCTGACAAATCCATCTTCTTGGGAAAATTGGTGAAAGTAACGGCTTTGGGTAATGGTCCGACCACAACTCGAAGCTTAAGCCCAGCCGCGCAGTGACCCGTCTCTGAGCTAATGAAATAGTGAACTCCTGGTTTGGTGAGCGTAACGAGATCATGGCCCGTCTTGTGCACGGCTACGCGAGAAGTCGGGTCGCAGGTTATGAATTCAAGGTCACCGGTAATCTCTAAGACGTCGTTTACTTCCTTGTCGTATACGAAAAGTAGACTATCTCCTACATGAAACAGTTTATCCTGACTCCACTTGTTATAGTAGTCGCTCTCTTCAGGAACGCTCCATGCTTTAGAGTCACCGACCTTGTAGATTTCCCCAGAAGGAAGGATCTtgctcggtggtggtggaggaataGGACGTGACGGGTCATGAACAACAAGAACGTCGAGCCTCTGTCCAAGTACGCATTGAGCTTGATTTGAGCTGATGAAGTAGTGATCTCCGGGTTCCGTGAAGGTTACCACATCATGTCCTGTATTGTAGACGGCTTTAGGAGAAGAACTCTCGCAGAATTCTAATTCTAAAGCGCCCCAAACTTGAGTAACGTCGTTGACGTAGGGATCGTATTTGAAGACCAAAGAGTCTCCTACGTAAAACACCTTTTCCTTGGCCCATTCGTAATACAAGCCTTCTTTTGCAATCCATCCAGCCGAGTCCCCTACGGTGTAGACAGTAGCCGAACAAGAGCCAAAGAGAACCGTGAAGGTTGTTATCACCAGCAGCACAAAGAGGAAGATCTTCTTCATTGTTGTGGCCatgattaaaataaacaaattgacaAGGGAAGAAGATAGGTTGTGAGATCTCGAACTCGCtgaatcaaagagagagagagagttttgttgtgttgtgttgtgttgtgttgtgttgatgAATGATGAGTTGTGAAGAGAATAGATTGCCCTATCAATGTTTATATAATGCTTTAGTACCATTCCTAATCCTTTTcggattttgttttgtttatttctttttctctaaattaACCGAagatatattgaattaaaaaaaaaacatggtttctctttgcttttcttattACACCTTTTCTGATTAGGTTTATCTGTCTTCTTATTAAtgcatttatttataaaaatagcctatatatattttttcactactgaataatataattggatatttattttagtttctataGAACAAAATATATCTCTTAtctagttattttaaaatttgggagTTATTGTTTCCTCTATAAAATTGGGTTAGTTTCTTTAGACCATCATCTTCAATggtttactttattttttgcttGAAAAATAGAGCAAATGTTTACTCCAATAGTTGACTctattttttacttaaaaaaataatctgttatattttattatataatctgTTTTAACTTCTACCATAGGCctcttaatttaaaattttacaaattcaatcaacttagtttatttttaaaaattatctaataaaattatgatattattaaaataaaatgtcataACAAACCATAAATAGAAGATACAATGattaatacatatttatataaacaccatcattagtataaatttttaatttcataacaacccacataatttttatgatataatattatttaggtATAAAATGATAAGATATCAAAATTGAGAAAACattttgtaaatagaaaagtttgctccaaaaataaagaaattaatagTATTGCTTTAAATTATAGAGCATCATTGGAGATGATTTTACACCAAATATAAAGTTTGGAGCAAGATTTGAAACACCATTGGATGATCTTAGAGCTAGAAGAAATacaacaatcaaaattttaaaattttctttctttcttttgcttacttttactaaattgattttttcctttcttctaaCTTGAAAATCTAAAGAAGactgattaataaataaataaaattgaaaatatatttaagatatttattttttttattttcttctaagcaaatttttatttggtctAGTATCTAATTAGTaatctattttaaatttttaaagattttcataCATGtatagataaaaatattacttatcTAGTCAAATGTCTATCTTGTAATCTacttcttaatttgtttatgttttttttaatatatttcaatttACATAGATACTAATCAACTTTTTCCAGGCGTCCACACATGCAATGAAgcaatatctaatatatttatattttaatagtctactgttttatagtttatttttggTGCACACAAATTAGGTATGATATATgagaaattaaaattgattagctaaaaaaaactagtaagaagaaaccaataattttcttcttaataGCTAATTTCCACGCGTCCACACATGGTTCCTCGTTGCTTCTTTGCTCTCATCTTCCTATTCTTCTTACTTATTTCAGCTTTCTCTTTTGCAAGTTTTAATCAAAGGATTCAACTTCAACAAAAAAGCAATAATCTGCTAACTTGAAAATCCAAACAAGACTGATTGATGATAAAGATCACTATTGCTTGCAaggctttttttgtttctgtctaaTTTAGTTTCTCAGTTTTGATTTTGTAcacccattaaaaaaaaaaaaaaaaatccaaacaagaCACGTACGATTTGTACGGACGAACGATTATAAGCAATCatcaaaacaagaaaccaacGAAGTAAATGAGAATAAATagtagaaattttctttttgggataaagtaaaaaatgaaagaacatATTATAccttttgtatttctttttccaAGTTATTATTGAAAACTGAAATTGTCCTTCCATagcttctcttttttgttctaTGTCCATAACCATAACCTACAAATCTCTTTAAACCAGGCAAAAACAATAGTaaccaaacaaactaaaattgGACCAtgggtagagagagagagagagagaaagagacttTTGAAACTGCCCATTAGCTTTAGAATGTACCATGAAACTTTGTCAGCTTAGCTAGAGATAGGCACAGAGAGTACAATTCATCATAAAACTTATAAGCTTATCTTCTCCTTCCCAATTATATATACATCTCAaactatataaagaaaaaaaaattaagatataaagatgaaaatttttaattcatggATTTGGTGTATGCAGCTCAATATGATGAGTTAATCTTGTAGTTAGAAGATTTTGAGTAATTACGCAAAAGGTGACTATTTATTTAGATATAAGCTCAATATAGTAATTAGGGCTCAAGGAGCAACATGTTGAAAcaaaacctcaaaaccaaacattaTAAAACCAATATAGGTATAATATAAAGCCCGGCCCGGGTTATTTTCCCACTACATATTCTGATATTCCCCAATTGCCCAAATGACCTAAtgatttgaaagtttgaaagaacttaaaataaggaaacaagaggataaaaattaaagaaaaatggtgaaataattaaatattttttgattttattctaTCTAGAGCTTTAAAGATTTCCCTTTCCTCTTATAGTCTTCATCATCACATAGCTGCATCGCCGAAGAAGTCCCTGCACCCATTTCGCCACGTGGCGACCTCCAAGGTGATTGATCATCGTCTCTGATCACGAccggagacgaagaagagtgTCCTGGGACTCCCATCTCGCCACGTGTCTcccctgaagaagaagactcttccACTTCAACCCCAAACAGCCTCAGCTTCCTCGTCGTCGACGGCTGAGGAGGCGCCGGTGGTGGAACCAACATAGCAGGAGGAAAAACAGGAACTGAGGCATAAACCAACGGTGACCCTTCGTAGTAACGCCCTCCGTTAAAAATTCTACCATAGCCATACCCTGGAGACTCCCTTTGTTGATATTGGTTATGATGAAACGGTGGAAAACTCCGGTGGCTTGGCATGGAATATTCTGGCGCCGGATAGAAAGTAACCGTTGGATATGACCCGAAACTTAAGCCATGCTTGTTACGCTCAGCTTTGTGGCTCCAATCGATGAGCACTATTTTCAGACGTCTCTCCGGTGCGTTACCGTCGGGGATGCAACCACGGTGGAAAGAGACGGTGTCTCCGGAGGtgagtttcttctctttcacgAAATGGCTCCAGCCTTTGGTCATCACGTAGCTTTTGCTACTGTCCCAGTACGAGTAACGAAACCTCCACATCTTGCCGAGTCTGTCTTGGAAATCCAAAAGTATGCCGTTTTGATTGTCCTCTAGAGGGAAGTAGTTCTCTGCATGTTGCTTTGGAATCACGAGCCGGTTTAGTTTACCGACGTCACTTGGAGTCAACACTTTGTCGAACATGTGCTCTCTCATCTCCGAGTTGAATAAGTCA is drawn from Camelina sativa cultivar DH55 chromosome 8, Cs, whole genome shotgun sequence and contains these coding sequences:
- the LOC104709825 gene encoding uncharacterized protein LOC104709825, which codes for MATTMKKIFLFVLLVITTFTVLFGSCSATVYTVGDSAGWIAKEGLYYEWAKEKVFYVGDSLVFKYDPYVNDVTQVWGALELEFCESSSPKAVYNTGHDVVTFTEPGDHYFISSNQAQCVLGQRLDVLVVHDPSRPIPPPPPSKILPSGEIYKVGDSKAWSVPEESDYYNKWSQDKLFHVGDSLLFVYDKEVNDVLEITGDLEFITCDPTSRVAVHKTGHDLVTLTKPGVHYFISSETGHCAAGLKLRVVVGPLPKAVTFTNFPKKMDLSAMDRLTKWLTTFIPQPHH
- the LOC104707952 gene encoding B3 domain-containing transcription factor NGA4-like, which gives rise to MNNSTTNPDQELTEIGATGSGTNNDLFNSEMREHMFDKVLTPSDVGKLNRLVIPKQHAENYFPLEDNQNGILLDFQDRLGKMWRFRYSYWDSSKSYVMTKGWSHFVKEKKLTSGDTVSFHRGCIPDGNAPERRLKIVLIDWSHKAERNKHGLSFGSYPTVTFYPAPEYSMPSHRSFPPFHHNQYQQRESPGYGYGRIFNGGRYYEGSPLVYASVPVFPPAMLVPPPAPPQPSTTRKLRLFGVEVEESSSSGETRGEMGVPGHSSSSPVVIRDDDQSPWRSPRGEMGAGTSSAMQLCDDEDYKRKGKSLKL